One window of the Acidimicrobiia bacterium genome contains the following:
- the fliR gene encoding flagellar biosynthetic protein FliR — MIIQIDVSVLVGFFYALIRTGAWITISPPFSSNAITPRVKIAISVGLSLLLANTFADTDVSLEAGPFILGALYQAFVGAAMGFVVLLLFQAVQVAGQLVDMSSAFSSATLYDPFSNASSTPIGRLFEMMAITILFMIDGHLMLVRGLITSFTMAPVSGFSLEAMPGILIGNFGVLFVASLQIAFPLLAALFLAEVTLGLMTRAAPQLNILIIGFNVKILMLLSLLVVALPIIPRAVERLVEQILSAQSGFFGG; from the coding sequence ATGATCATTCAGATTGATGTAAGTGTTCTAGTAGGGTTTTTCTATGCCCTGATTCGCACCGGGGCTTGGATCACAATTTCGCCACCTTTTAGCTCGAACGCCATTACTCCCCGGGTAAAAATCGCTATTTCGGTTGGGCTTTCGCTGCTTTTAGCCAACACCTTTGCCGATACCGACGTGTCGCTCGAAGCGGGCCCCTTTATTTTAGGAGCGCTATACCAAGCGTTCGTGGGTGCCGCCATGGGTTTTGTAGTGCTGCTGTTATTCCAAGCGGTACAGGTGGCAGGCCAACTGGTGGACATGTCGTCGGCCTTTAGCAGCGCCACATTGTATGACCCATTCTCAAACGCTTCCTCGACCCCTATTGGTCGGCTCTTTGAAATGATGGCCATCACCATTTTGTTCATGATTGACGGGCATCTGATGTTGGTTCGAGGCCTAATTACCAGCTTCACCATGGCCCCGGTGAGTGGCTTTTCGTTGGAAGCCATGCCCGGCATTCTGATTGGTAATTTTGGGGTTCTGTTCGTGGCCTCGCTACAAATTGCGTTTCCACTTTTGGCAGCGCTGTTCTTGGCCGAGGTCACTCTCGGTTTAATGACCAGGGCAGCTCCGCAGCTCAACATTTTAATTATCGGTTTCAACGTAAAAATACTTATGTTGCTGTCGTTGCTTGTGGTGGCCCTGCCCATAATTCCACGCGCCGTGGAACGATTGGTGGAACAAATTCTTTCCGCCCAATCCGGATTTTTTGGGGGGTGA
- a CDS encoding flagellar biosynthetic protein FliQ, with product MNETIVVEIGVQAMLLAMKLAGPVLLVTLGIGVTVGLVQSVTQIQEPTLTFVPKFIGVGVVILIAGAWMLRQAVGFAEGLFELVPRLLSTLTPQVAQMMAQHWPW from the coding sequence ATGAACGAGACGATTGTTGTAGAAATCGGCGTTCAAGCAATGCTCTTAGCCATGAAGCTGGCTGGTCCGGTGTTGCTGGTAACCCTGGGCATTGGCGTAACGGTGGGCTTGGTTCAATCGGTGACTCAAATTCAAGAGCCGACGCTGACCTTTGTGCCGAAATTTATTGGCGTAGGCGTAGTGATTCTGATTGCTGGTGCGTGGATGTTGCGACAAGCAGTGGGTTTTGCCGAAGGCCTATTTGAACTGGTGCCTCGATTACTAAGCACGCTGACGCCACAAGTCGCACAAATGATGGCGCAGCACTGGCCGTGGTAG
- the fliP gene encoding flagellar type III secretion system pore protein FliP (The bacterial flagellar biogenesis protein FliP forms a type III secretion system (T3SS)-type pore required for flagellar assembly.), with protein MFVKLAGLMAVILVGLIALGGPVGAQTFPEPSIPEVEGPPVPTPQENTGPRAVIDVDLSQGEAPSQSIIIILGLTLLSIAPSLLILTTSFTRMVIVLSITRNALGLQTIPPNQVVVGLALFLSLFVMAPTLSKMNEEGLQPLLAGEISQGEAFEAASGPLKTFMLSNTREGELAMLASVSPEPTPERVEDLSLTTVIPAFVLSELKSAFIIGFVIFIPFLVIDLVVSSVLMSLGMMMLPPVFVSLPFKVLLFVMVDGWTLIAKTLLESYM; from the coding sequence ATGTTCGTCAAATTAGCTGGCCTTATGGCCGTGATACTGGTCGGGTTAATCGCGCTCGGCGGACCGGTTGGTGCCCAAACCTTCCCCGAACCGTCCATTCCTGAAGTGGAAGGCCCACCAGTACCAACGCCCCAAGAAAACACGGGACCCCGTGCCGTGATCGATGTGGACTTGAGCCAAGGCGAAGCCCCCAGCCAAAGCATCATCATAATTTTAGGGCTGACCCTGTTGTCGATTGCCCCGTCGTTGCTGATCCTCACTACCAGCTTCACTCGTATGGTGATTGTGCTTTCGATCACTCGAAACGCTCTTGGCCTTCAAACCATTCCCCCGAACCAGGTGGTGGTGGGTTTAGCTCTTTTCTTGTCGCTGTTCGTGATGGCACCCACCCTTTCCAAAATGAATGAGGAGGGTTTGCAGCCTCTTCTAGCTGGGGAAATATCCCAAGGTGAAGCTTTTGAGGCAGCTTCAGGACCGCTCAAGACCTTCATGTTGTCAAACACCCGTGAAGGCGAGCTGGCCATGTTGGCGTCGGTTTCGCCCGAGCCAACCCCAGAACGGGTAGAAGACCTTTCCCTGACCACCGTGATACCAGCGTTTGTGCTGTCGGAACTGAAGAGCGCCTTCATCATCGGATTCGTGATCTTCATACCGTTCTTGGTGATCGACTTGGTGGTCTCATCAGTACTCATGTCGTTGGGAATGATGATGCTGCCGCCGGTGTTCGTTTCGTTGCCGTTCAAGGTTTTGTTGTTCGTGATGGTTGATGGATGGACTCTCATAGCCAAAACGCTGTTGGAAAGCTACATGTAG